The following proteins come from a genomic window of Campylobacter concisus:
- the ruvX gene encoding Holliday junction resolvase RuvX, with amino-acid sequence MREKFMAIDVGLKRIGLAFGFGEIVTPLEPVLRKNRNQAARDVSQKVNEYAPDTLVVGVPIGGSSEDEMRRRIEHFVSLLDVKANIVYQDEAFSSSEASEIYTNTKRDGRLDSISATIILKRYLRIN; translated from the coding sequence ATGAGAGAGAAATTTATGGCGATCGATGTTGGGCTAAAGCGAATAGGACTTGCCTTTGGTTTTGGCGAGATCGTGACCCCGCTTGAGCCAGTGCTTAGAAAAAATAGAAATCAAGCCGCAAGAGATGTGAGCCAAAAGGTAAATGAATATGCCCCAGATACGCTGGTGGTTGGCGTGCCAATCGGTGGTAGTAGCGAAGATGAGATGAGAAGGCGCATCGAGCATTTTGTCTCACTTCTTGATGTAAAGGCAAATATTGTCTATCAAGATGAGGCCTTTAGCAGCAGCGAAGCTAGTGAAATTTACACAAATACAAAGCGAGATGGTAGGCTAGATAGCATTTCAGCCACTATTATTTTAAAAAGATATCTTAGGATAAATTAA
- a CDS encoding DNA-processing protein DprA, with product MRLDFIPESLNRLKNPPKQLNFIGDTSLLSLPKIAVVGSRKASVYTKECVTALCAVLKSANICVVSGGAIGVDIAAHKAAMPRTIGIFASGLDTIYPSQNKAAIKEIYTKALALSEYDEGEPPLAYRFLERNRIVVGLCEALVVAQADLKSGSMQSARLANELKIPVYVLPQRMGESDGTIFLLANKKAELIDDYHKFASLFGEVEEQKIDDDVVKFCKDGISLDDALAKFGDIIYEYELDGLIEISNLRVKSVL from the coding sequence ATGAGACTTGACTTTATCCCAGAGTCACTAAATAGGCTAAAAAATCCACCAAAGCAGCTAAATTTTATCGGAGATACTTCGCTTTTATCCTTACCAAAGATCGCAGTTGTTGGCTCAAGAAAGGCAAGTGTTTATACAAAAGAGTGCGTCACAGCACTTTGCGCAGTACTAAAAAGTGCAAATATCTGTGTGGTAAGTGGTGGAGCAATCGGCGTTGATATCGCAGCTCATAAAGCTGCTATGCCACGAACGATTGGCATTTTTGCGAGCGGACTTGATACCATCTATCCAAGCCAAAATAAAGCGGCGATAAAAGAAATTTATACCAAAGCCTTGGCTCTTAGTGAGTATGATGAAGGTGAGCCGCCACTTGCTTATAGATTTTTGGAGCGAAACCGCATAGTTGTGGGGCTTTGTGAAGCTCTAGTTGTCGCGCAAGCTGATCTTAAAAGTGGCTCGATGCAAAGTGCAAGGCTTGCAAACGAGCTTAAAATCCCAGTTTATGTACTGCCACAACGCATGGGCGAAAGCGATGGGACAATTTTTTTGCTTGCAAATAAAAAAGCCGAGCTTATTGATGACTATCATAAATTTGCCTCACTTTTTGGCGAAGTAGAAGAGCAAAAGATAGATGATGATGTCGTGAAATTTTGCAAAGATGGCATAAGCCTTGATGATGCATTGGCGAAATTTGGTGATATTATCTACGAATATGAGCTTGATGGGCTTATTGAGATTTCAAATTTAAGAGTAAAAAGCGTGCTATGA